A window of Pedococcus aerophilus contains these coding sequences:
- a CDS encoding helix-turn-helix transcriptional regulator, which yields MDTTNPTARALLCLELLHDSPGITADRLGERLGVTSRAARRYVGTLREAGIPVESTRGPYGGYRVGRGLRLPPLTFSSAEALGLVMAVLDGHHDAGNAADPVGSALAKIVRALPESVAAQADSVRRTASSAPDRAAARPDPSTAATLVNASADRRRVRVTYHSESGRTWDVEVDPWAVVVRHGRWYLLCRARPETAESAVRTYRVDRVSRVEVLDAAFTPPADLDAVALLEENLATGWEYAADVLIEAPLATAEHWLPRALGRLEEVDGHTTRLVGSTSNPWWYAEQLAVLRVPFSIVGCTELQEVARAVGQRLVAAGSPAPDTTPASAGAAAALHDTVSAGHPQSASSS from the coding sequence GTGGACACCACCAACCCGACGGCCCGCGCCCTGTTGTGCCTCGAGCTGCTGCACGACTCCCCCGGCATCACCGCCGATCGCCTCGGGGAACGGCTCGGCGTCACCTCACGCGCAGCCCGCCGGTACGTGGGCACCCTGCGCGAGGCCGGCATCCCCGTCGAGTCCACGAGGGGTCCGTACGGCGGCTACCGGGTCGGACGAGGGCTGCGGCTGCCTCCCCTGACGTTCAGCTCGGCCGAGGCCCTTGGTCTGGTCATGGCGGTGCTCGACGGTCACCACGACGCCGGCAACGCTGCGGACCCCGTGGGCAGCGCCTTGGCCAAGATCGTGCGCGCGCTTCCCGAGTCGGTTGCAGCGCAGGCTGATTCGGTACGACGTACTGCATCTTCCGCGCCGGACCGGGCAGCGGCTCGACCCGACCCCTCCACCGCTGCGACCCTGGTGAACGCCAGCGCCGACCGCCGACGGGTGCGCGTGACCTACCACTCGGAGTCGGGGAGAACCTGGGACGTGGAGGTGGACCCGTGGGCCGTCGTGGTGCGGCACGGTCGCTGGTACCTCCTGTGCCGGGCCCGCCCCGAGACCGCAGAGTCCGCGGTGCGGACCTACCGCGTGGACCGGGTGTCCCGCGTCGAGGTCCTGGACGCCGCCTTCACCCCACCAGCAGACCTCGACGCGGTGGCCCTCCTCGAGGAGAACCTCGCGACCGGTTGGGAGTATGCCGCCGACGTCCTCATCGAGGCACCGCTCGCCACCGCCGAGCACTGGCTCCCCCGCGCCCTCGGACGACTCGAGGAGGTCGACGGCCACACCACCCGTCTGGTCGGGAGCACGAGCAACCCGTGGTGGTATGCCGAGCAGCTCGCCGTCCTGCGGGTGCCGTTCTCGATCGTCGGCTGCACCGAGCTCCAGGAGGTCGCCAGGGCGGTCGGCCAGCGCCTCGTCGCCGCCGGCAGCCCCGCGCCGGACACCACTCCCGCTTCCGCCGGAGCTGCCGCAGCGCTCCACGACACCGTCTCAGCAGGTCACCCCCAGAGCGCGAGCTCGTCCTGA
- a CDS encoding carboxylesterase/lipase family protein, producing the protein MPPVVKTTGGLVRGAARDGVDAYLGVPYAAPAVGAARYRLPEPVVPWEGERDASVHGPTAAQSAYPSPMDQFLPSSVDPGDDYLNVSIWTPSDRGEALPVMVWIHGGAFVRGANSVATYDGSGFARDGVVLVSVNYRLGAPGFAALDGAPTNLGLRDQVAALEWVRDNIAAFGGHPKDVTIFGESAGGMSVATLMASPAATGLFHRAIVQSGGGTAVCSLEDARRVAAELAELLGVPPTAEAFSALDPQVVAAAQGALTLAVQSDPDPQRWGPSVLRGGLGIMSLFPVVDGDLVPGVPADRLADGAAAGVPLLIGTTTEEMRLFMVPTGVAAKITAPALPFLATRYGWPAGVVETYSANRPGDAAGDVAAAILTDAGFRAPTAQVASAQHAQGARVHVYEFGWQTRVADLGACHALELPFVFDTLGGGSGMVGEGAPQDVADTMHRAWVDFATTGDPGWSAWTPDEPVVMTFGGSSRASSSVDGWPRQDELALWG; encoded by the coding sequence ATGCCTCCCGTCGTGAAGACCACCGGTGGACTCGTGCGCGGCGCCGCCCGCGACGGTGTCGACGCCTACCTCGGAGTCCCGTATGCCGCGCCGGCCGTCGGCGCCGCGCGGTACCGCCTGCCCGAGCCCGTCGTGCCGTGGGAGGGGGAGCGTGACGCGAGCGTCCACGGACCGACGGCGGCCCAGTCGGCCTACCCCAGCCCCATGGACCAGTTCCTGCCGAGCTCGGTCGACCCAGGCGACGACTACCTCAACGTCAGCATCTGGACCCCGTCCGACCGCGGTGAGGCGCTCCCGGTCATGGTCTGGATCCATGGAGGAGCGTTCGTCCGTGGTGCGAACAGCGTTGCCACGTATGACGGTTCGGGGTTTGCCCGGGACGGGGTGGTCCTGGTCTCGGTCAACTACCGGCTCGGGGCGCCGGGGTTCGCGGCGCTCGACGGCGCCCCGACCAACCTCGGGCTGCGGGACCAGGTCGCCGCGCTGGAGTGGGTGCGCGACAACATCGCGGCCTTCGGTGGCCACCCCAAGGACGTGACGATCTTCGGGGAGTCGGCTGGCGGGATGAGCGTCGCGACGCTCATGGCGTCCCCCGCCGCAACCGGTCTGTTCCACCGCGCCATCGTCCAGTCCGGCGGTGGCACGGCTGTGTGCAGCCTGGAGGACGCGCGCCGCGTGGCAGCCGAGCTCGCCGAGCTCCTCGGCGTGCCTCCCACCGCGGAGGCGTTCTCCGCCCTCGACCCGCAGGTCGTGGCTGCGGCGCAGGGGGCCCTCACCCTCGCTGTCCAGTCCGACCCGGACCCGCAGCGCTGGGGACCCTCGGTGCTGCGCGGCGGGCTGGGGATCATGAGCCTGTTCCCGGTCGTCGACGGCGACCTCGTCCCCGGCGTGCCGGCAGACCGTCTTGCGGACGGGGCCGCCGCCGGGGTGCCACTGCTCATCGGTACGACGACCGAGGAGATGCGTCTGTTCATGGTGCCGACGGGGGTCGCCGCGAAGATCACCGCACCGGCGCTGCCATTCCTCGCGACCCGCTACGGCTGGCCCGCCGGTGTCGTCGAGACATACTCCGCGAACCGCCCGGGTGACGCCGCCGGGGACGTCGCCGCAGCCATCCTCACGGACGCAGGCTTTCGCGCCCCCACAGCGCAGGTCGCCTCGGCTCAGCACGCGCAGGGGGCCAGGGTCCACGTGTACGAGTTCGGTTGGCAGACACGGGTGGCCGATCTCGGCGCGTGTCACGCCCTCGAGCTGCCGTTCGTCTTCGACACCCTCGGCGGCGGGTCCGGCATGGTGGGTGAAGGGGCACCGCAGGACGTGGCCGACACGATGCACCGGGCCTGGGTCGACTTCGCCACCACGGGTGACCCGGGCTGGTCGGCCTGGACGCCGGACGAGCCGGTGGTGATGACCTTCGGGGGTTCGTCCAGAGCCTCGTCCTCGGTGGACGGGTGGCCTCGTCAGGACGAGCTCGCGCTCTGGGGGTGA
- a CDS encoding aminoglycoside phosphotransferase family protein codes for MVAASGHGYAEVLAWDPSVGALLTERLGGDLWSEHPGLRQQAAVVAPLLRDAWQVPLGSGKPLARKASGLVAILDELGPRYGEGHEDALRLARSYAQDLASTEQPEVVCHGDPHAGNVLRRGPGWALIDPDGFVGERAYDLGVVVRDACREYRAAEDEHQVGGVGSGADLLRDACTFLAEVTGTDAERIWRWGYVERVTTGLYLAWHGYPDEATTFLDTAGEVAAQV; via the coding sequence ATGGTGGCGGCATCGGGTCACGGGTACGCGGAGGTCCTCGCGTGGGACCCGTCTGTCGGTGCGCTGCTGACCGAGCGGCTCGGTGGGGACCTGTGGAGCGAGCACCCCGGCCTCCGCCAGCAGGCCGCGGTGGTGGCGCCGCTCCTCCGGGACGCGTGGCAGGTTCCGCTCGGGTCGGGGAAGCCGTTGGCGCGCAAGGCATCCGGCCTCGTGGCGATCCTCGACGAACTCGGCCCTCGCTACGGGGAGGGCCATGAGGACGCCCTGCGCCTGGCCCGGTCCTACGCGCAGGACCTGGCGTCGACCGAACAGCCCGAGGTGGTCTGTCACGGCGACCCGCACGCCGGCAATGTCCTGCGCCGTGGTCCGGGGTGGGCCCTCATCGACCCCGACGGGTTCGTGGGCGAGCGGGCCTACGACCTCGGCGTGGTCGTGCGGGACGCCTGCCGGGAGTACCGCGCGGCCGAGGACGAGCACCAGGTCGGGGGTGTCGGCTCCGGTGCCGATCTCCTGCGCGACGCCTGCACCTTCCTCGCTGAGGTGACCGGGACCGACGCCGAACGGATCTGGCGCTGGGGCTACGTCGAGCGCGTCACCACCGGGCTCTACCTCGCTTGGCACGGGTACCCGGACGAGGCCACGACCTTCCTCGACACCGCCGGCGAGGTCGCCGCGCAGGTCTGA